One window from the genome of Variovorax sp. PAMC26660 encodes:
- a CDS encoding histone deacetylase, which yields MRAFYSGQFVLPLPPGHRFPMSRYALLRDRLLEQLPAVDMDQAPRATDGELALVHTSQWIAAISDGSVSPQAMREIGFPWSEAMVERSRRSTGATIAACRAAFSGGVSANMAGGTHHAYADKGSGFCVFNDAAVAARLMQAEHGRMGQQLKVAVIDLDVHQGNGTASIFRDDPSVFTLSMHGQKNFPFRKEASDLDVELPDGCGDADYLCALEHALDELDRRFSPGLVIYLAGADPFERDRLGRLKLSFDGLEARDRRVFDWAWQRRLPLAFAMAGGYASDIAETVQVQVGTFKVAFEYWRRWQNAAR from the coding sequence ATGCGTGCCTTCTATTCCGGCCAGTTCGTGTTGCCCCTGCCACCCGGGCACCGCTTTCCCATGTCGCGCTACGCCTTGCTGCGCGATCGCCTGCTCGAACAGCTGCCGGCCGTCGATATGGACCAGGCGCCGCGAGCCACCGATGGCGAACTCGCACTGGTGCACACGTCCCAATGGATCGCGGCTATCAGCGACGGCAGCGTGAGCCCGCAGGCGATGCGTGAAATAGGCTTTCCCTGGAGCGAGGCGATGGTCGAGCGCTCGCGCCGCTCCACCGGCGCCACCATCGCGGCCTGCAGGGCCGCCTTCTCTGGCGGCGTGTCCGCCAACATGGCGGGCGGCACCCATCACGCCTACGCCGACAAGGGCAGCGGATTCTGCGTCTTCAACGACGCCGCGGTGGCCGCGCGCCTGATGCAGGCGGAGCACGGCCGCATGGGCCAGCAGCTCAAGGTCGCCGTGATCGACCTCGACGTACACCAGGGCAACGGCACGGCCAGCATCTTTCGCGATGACCCCAGCGTGTTCACGCTGTCGATGCACGGACAGAAGAACTTCCCCTTCCGCAAGGAGGCGAGCGACCTCGATGTCGAGTTGCCCGACGGCTGCGGTGACGCCGACTACCTCTGCGCGCTGGAACACGCCCTCGACGAACTGGATCGCCGCTTTTCCCCCGGCCTCGTGATCTACCTCGCAGGCGCCGACCCCTTCGAGCGCGACCGCCTGGGCCGCCTCAAGCTGAGCTTCGACGGCCTGGAGGCGCGCGACCGTCGCGTGTTCGACTGGGCCTGGCAGCGCCGCCTGCCGCTCGCCTTTGCCATGGCCGGCGGCTACGCCAGCGACATCGCCGAGACCGTGCAAGTACAGGTCGGCACCTTCAAGGTGGCCTTCGAGTATTGGCGCCGCTGGCAAAATGCCGCGCGATGA
- a CDS encoding acyl-CoA thioesterase → MSTATKPTPHHRNSYRAFRSIPTRWADNDMYGHVNNVVYYSWFDTAVNALLIERGALDIHQGQAIGFVVETQCNYFAPITFPQTVEAGIRVAQAGRSSVRYEIALFAEGAETAAAQGHFVHVYVDRVTQRPVQLPEALQQVIDSLKV, encoded by the coding sequence ATGAGCACCGCCACCAAACCCACGCCGCACCACCGAAACAGCTACCGCGCGTTCCGCAGCATCCCGACGCGCTGGGCCGACAACGACATGTACGGCCACGTCAACAACGTCGTCTACTACAGCTGGTTCGACACGGCGGTGAATGCGCTGCTGATCGAGCGCGGCGCGCTCGACATCCACCAAGGCCAGGCCATCGGCTTCGTGGTCGAGACGCAGTGCAACTACTTCGCGCCGATCACGTTCCCGCAGACGGTGGAAGCGGGCATCCGGGTGGCCCAGGCTGGCCGGTCGAGCGTGCGCTATGAAATCGCGCTATTTGCAGAGGGCGCCGAAACTGCGGCCGCACAGGGCCACTTCGTGCATGTCTATGTGGACCGCGTCACGCAGCGGCCGGTGCAACTGCCCGAGGCCTTGCAGCAAGTCATCGACTCCTTGAAGGTCTGA
- a CDS encoding CsbD family protein encodes MNKDTIEGNWKQLKGKVKEQWGKLTDDDFDVIAGKRDQLLGRIQERHGISRDEAEKQVKDWEGRDGRTPDALWFEKS; translated from the coding sequence ATGAACAAGGACACCATTGAAGGCAACTGGAAGCAGCTCAAGGGCAAGGTCAAGGAGCAATGGGGCAAGCTGACGGATGACGACTTCGACGTCATCGCCGGCAAGCGCGACCAGCTGCTCGGCCGCATCCAGGAACGCCACGGCATCAGCCGCGACGAAGCCGAAAAGCAGGTCAAGGACTGGGAAGGCCGCGACGGCCGCACGCCCGACGCACTCTGGTTCGAAAAGTCCTGA
- the pncB gene encoding nicotinate phosphoribosyltransferase produces the protein MIIHSLLDTDLYKFTMMQVVLHHFPGARVEYRFKCRNPGVDLAQFAGQIRDELRSLCSLQFRDAELAYLRSMRFIKSDFVDFLGLFRLNEKYINVIPQPSGELEIRIKGPWLHTILFEIPVLAIVNEVYFRNTQKKPDVEEGRRRLETKIAQLQDSGLSDLKIADYGTRRRFSKDWHEEVLRTLNARLGAVTSPPAHAVPGARLPQLAGTSNVLYAMKLGLIPLGTMAHEYLQACQALGPRLRDSQIFGFESWAREYRGDLGIALSDVYGMNAFLRDFDLYFCKLFDGARHDSGDPFQWGERMLAHYIANRVDPLTKTLIFSDGLTVPRTIELYQQFRGRCQLAFGIGTNLTNDLGYEPLQIVIKMIHCNDQPVAKLSDTPSKNMCDDEKYLAYLRQVFEIEQPAA, from the coding sequence ATGATCATTCACAGCCTGCTCGACACCGACCTCTACAAGTTCACGATGATGCAGGTCGTTCTGCATCACTTCCCGGGCGCCCGGGTCGAGTACCGCTTCAAGTGCCGCAACCCCGGCGTCGACCTGGCGCAGTTCGCGGGCCAGATCCGCGACGAGCTCCGCAGCCTGTGTTCGCTGCAGTTCCGCGATGCCGAGCTGGCCTACCTGCGGTCCATGCGCTTCATCAAGAGCGACTTCGTCGACTTCCTCGGGCTCTTCCGGCTCAACGAGAAGTACATCAACGTCATTCCCCAGCCCTCGGGCGAACTTGAAATCCGCATCAAGGGGCCGTGGCTGCACACCATCCTGTTCGAGATCCCGGTGCTGGCGATCGTCAACGAGGTGTACTTCCGCAATACGCAGAAGAAGCCCGATGTCGAGGAAGGCCGTCGCCGTCTCGAAACCAAGATCGCGCAGTTGCAGGACTCCGGCCTGTCCGACCTGAAGATCGCCGACTACGGCACGCGCCGCCGCTTCTCCAAGGACTGGCATGAAGAGGTCCTGCGCACCCTGAATGCCCGGTTGGGCGCCGTGACCTCGCCGCCTGCGCATGCCGTGCCCGGCGCGCGGCTGCCGCAGCTCGCTGGCACCAGCAACGTGCTGTACGCCATGAAGCTGGGCCTGATCCCGCTGGGCACCATGGCGCACGAATACCTGCAGGCTTGCCAGGCGCTGGGCCCGCGGCTGCGCGACAGCCAGATCTTCGGCTTCGAGAGCTGGGCGCGCGAGTACCGCGGCGACCTGGGCATCGCGCTGTCCGACGTGTACGGCATGAATGCTTTCCTGCGCGACTTCGACCTGTACTTCTGCAAGCTCTTCGACGGTGCCCGCCACGACAGCGGCGACCCTTTCCAGTGGGGCGAACGCATGCTGGCGCACTACATCGCCAACCGGGTCGATCCGCTCACCAAGACACTGATCTTCAGCGACGGCCTGACAGTGCCGCGCACCATCGAGCTGTACCAGCAGTTCCGTGGCCGTTGCCAGCTGGCCTTCGGCATCGGCACCAACCTCACCAATGACCTGGGTTACGAGCCGCTGCAGATCGTCATCAAGATGATCCACTGCAACGACCAGCCGGTGGCCAAGCTGTCGGACACGCCGTCCAAGAACATGTGCGACGACGAAAAATACCTGGCCTACCTGCGCCAGGTGTTCGAGATCGAGCAGCCGGCCGCCTGA
- a CDS encoding sodium:proton antiporter, whose translation MNKTLRLTAAAVLPMLFPALASAADFDGAQLSPLWGVPFAGILLSIALLPLLTPSFWHHHYGKISAAWTLAFLLPFAATYGFGLTGAQLVHALVAEYIPFIILLTALFTVAGGIHIRGNLHGAPGLNTAILAIGAVLASFMGTTGASMLLIRPLIRANDNRTHKVHVIVFFIFIVSNAGGSLTPLGDPPLFLGFLKGVSFFWTVQNILPETIFILAVLLALFYAIDRHYYRKDGVLPVDPTPDTPGIGFDGAANFWLLGAVVALVLLSGFWKSPVQFDVFGTEVGLPGLVRDVGLALIAVISFKLTSPKVHADNKFEWGPMAEVAKLFAGIFLTIIPVIAMLKAGTQGPFGAIVSAVTRADGQPDPAMYFWATGVLSSFLDNAPTYLVFFNTAGGDPVALMTTYASTLAAISAGAVFMGANTYIGNAPNLMVKAIAESRGVRMPSFFGYMAWSVAILVPLFVISTFIFFR comes from the coding sequence ATGAACAAAACCCTCCGACTCACAGCAGCCGCGGTGCTGCCCATGCTCTTTCCCGCCCTGGCCTCGGCCGCCGACTTCGACGGTGCCCAGCTCTCGCCGCTCTGGGGTGTTCCCTTTGCCGGCATCCTGCTGTCGATCGCGTTGCTGCCGCTGCTCACGCCTTCCTTCTGGCATCACCACTACGGCAAGATATCCGCGGCCTGGACGCTGGCGTTCCTGCTTCCTTTTGCGGCAACCTATGGTTTCGGGCTGACGGGTGCGCAGCTCGTGCATGCGCTGGTGGCCGAGTACATCCCGTTCATCATCCTGTTGACGGCGCTGTTCACGGTGGCGGGGGGCATCCATATCCGCGGCAACCTGCACGGAGCGCCCGGCCTCAATACGGCGATCCTGGCAATCGGTGCGGTGCTCGCAAGCTTCATGGGCACCACGGGCGCCTCGATGCTGCTGATACGGCCGCTGATTCGCGCCAACGACAACCGCACGCACAAAGTGCACGTGATCGTGTTCTTCATCTTCATCGTGTCGAATGCCGGCGGCTCTCTCACCCCGTTGGGCGATCCGCCACTGTTCCTCGGCTTCCTGAAGGGCGTCAGCTTTTTCTGGACCGTGCAGAACATCCTGCCCGAAACGATCTTCATCCTTGCCGTGCTGCTGGCGCTGTTCTATGCGATCGACCGCCACTACTACCGCAAGGACGGCGTGCTGCCGGTCGACCCGACGCCGGACACGCCGGGTATCGGCTTCGACGGCGCCGCCAATTTCTGGCTGCTGGGCGCGGTGGTGGCGCTGGTGCTGCTCAGCGGTTTCTGGAAGTCTCCGGTGCAGTTCGACGTGTTCGGCACCGAGGTCGGCCTGCCGGGGCTGGTGCGCGACGTGGGGCTGGCGCTGATCGCGGTGATTTCCTTCAAGCTCACCTCGCCCAAGGTGCACGCGGACAACAAGTTCGAGTGGGGCCCGATGGCCGAGGTGGCCAAGCTGTTCGCAGGTATCTTCCTGACCATCATCCCGGTGATCGCGATGCTCAAGGCCGGCACGCAGGGGCCGTTCGGTGCCATCGTCTCGGCCGTGACGCGTGCCGACGGCCAGCCCGATCCGGCGATGTACTTCTGGGCCACCGGCGTGCTCAGTTCGTTCCTCGACAACGCGCCGACCTACCTGGTGTTCTTCAACACGGCGGGCGGCGACCCGGTCGCGCTGATGACCACCTACGCCAGCACGCTGGCCGCCATTTCGGCGGGCGCCGTGTTCATGGGCGCGAACACCTACATCGGCAACGCGCCCAACCTCATGGTCAAGGCCATTGCGGAAAGCCGCGGCGTTCGCATGCCCAGCTTCTTCGGCTACATGGCGTGGTCGGTGGCCATTCTGGTTCCGCTGTTCGTCATCTCTACCTTCATCTTCTTCCGTTGA
- a CDS encoding 2-hydroxyacid dehydrogenase: MSKPKILVARAIFPETIERLSQYFEIESNQADESWSKEQLIAKLKGKQGAFTTGSERIDAAVLDACPDLKICANMAVGYNNFDVDAMAAHGVLGTNAPDVLTETTADFGFALLMATARRITESEHFLRAGKWQKWSFDMFAGSDIHGSTLGIIGMGRIGQGIAKRGAHGFGMKVVYHNRSRLDATLEVECKASYVSKDELLKTADHVVLVVPYSPASHHTIGAAEIALMKPTATLINIARGGIVDDAALAVALREKRIAAAGLDVFEGEPKVHPDLLTVPNVVLTPHIASATVPTRRAMADLAADNLIAYFGGKGPLTPVTPVPPAHK, from the coding sequence ATGAGCAAGCCAAAGATCCTGGTCGCACGCGCGATCTTTCCTGAAACCATCGAGCGCCTTTCGCAGTACTTCGAGATCGAGTCGAACCAGGCCGACGAAAGCTGGAGCAAGGAGCAGCTGATCGCCAAGCTGAAAGGCAAGCAGGGCGCCTTCACCACCGGCAGCGAGCGCATCGACGCCGCGGTGCTCGACGCCTGCCCCGACCTGAAGATCTGCGCCAACATGGCGGTGGGCTACAACAACTTCGACGTCGATGCCATGGCCGCCCATGGCGTGCTCGGCACCAATGCGCCCGACGTGCTGACCGAGACCACGGCCGACTTCGGCTTCGCGCTCTTGATGGCCACGGCGCGCCGCATCACCGAAAGCGAACATTTCCTGCGCGCGGGCAAGTGGCAGAAGTGGAGCTTCGACATGTTCGCGGGCTCCGACATCCACGGATCGACGCTCGGCATCATCGGCATGGGCCGCATCGGGCAGGGCATTGCCAAGCGCGGTGCGCATGGCTTTGGCATGAAGGTGGTCTATCACAACCGCTCGCGGCTCGATGCGACGCTGGAGGTCGAATGCAAGGCCAGCTACGTGAGCAAGGACGAGCTGCTCAAGACGGCCGACCATGTGGTTCTGGTGGTGCCTTACTCGCCGGCTTCGCACCACACCATCGGCGCGGCCGAGATCGCGCTGATGAAGCCGACCGCCACGCTGATCAACATCGCACGCGGCGGCATCGTCGACGACGCGGCACTGGCTGTTGCATTGCGCGAGAAGCGCATTGCCGCAGCGGGCCTCGACGTGTTCGAGGGCGAGCCCAAGGTCCATCCCGACCTGCTGACCGTGCCGAACGTCGTGCTGACGCCGCACATCGCCAGTGCCACCGTGCCCACGCGCCGCGCCATGGCCGACCTCGCGGCCGACAACCTCATTGCGTACTTTGGCGGCAAGGGCCCGCTGACGCCTGTCACACCCGTGCCGCCAGCTCACAAGTAA
- a CDS encoding DNA recombination protein RmuC, protein MDSSLILLLLAALAAVQLVLVIWLLARRQPPPDHSDMLRVLAAMGSANERTERELRREIGDNSRGARQETAQAFATFQQSLVQQGAEATRTQNAQLDAFALQLASLQKTLADTLNTQLQGLSESNARRLSEVRATMETQLAQLQQTNAAKLDEMRKTVDEKLQSTLETRLGESFKQVADRLEQVHKGLGEMQTLAVGVGSLQRVLTNVKTRGVFGEVQLEALLEQVLTPDQYAKQIETKPRSGQRVDFAIRFPGRGEEGAPVWLPIDAKFPRDDYERLIDAHERADAAGAELAAKALEARIRTEAKSIADNYLAAPHTTDFAILFLPVESLYAEVLRRPGLMEAIQRQHRVTLAGPTTLLAMLNSLHMGFRTLALEQQASEVWKVLGAVKTEFERYGEWVARIKEQVAKASDTLDKADTRAKQMRLALRKVEALPEAQAQVLLPPTADSEGDDIP, encoded by the coding sequence TTGGACTCTTCCCTGATTCTTCTCTTGCTGGCTGCACTCGCAGCCGTCCAGCTCGTGCTGGTGATCTGGCTGCTCGCACGCCGACAGCCCCCGCCCGACCACAGCGACATGCTGCGCGTGCTGGCCGCCATGGGCTCGGCCAACGAGCGCACCGAGCGCGAACTGCGCCGCGAAATCGGGGACAACTCGCGTGGCGCGCGACAGGAAACCGCACAGGCTTTCGCCACCTTCCAGCAGTCGCTGGTGCAGCAGGGCGCAGAGGCCACGCGCACCCAGAACGCACAGCTCGATGCCTTCGCGCTGCAACTCGCTTCCCTGCAGAAAACACTGGCCGACACGCTCAACACCCAACTGCAAGGCCTGAGTGAGTCGAACGCGCGTCGCCTGTCCGAAGTGCGCGCGACCATGGAAACCCAGCTCGCGCAGTTGCAGCAGACCAATGCCGCCAAGCTCGACGAGATGCGCAAGACCGTCGACGAGAAGCTGCAGAGCACGCTGGAGACGCGCCTTGGCGAGAGCTTCAAGCAGGTGGCCGACCGGCTCGAGCAGGTGCACAAGGGCCTGGGCGAGATGCAGACGCTGGCTGTCGGTGTCGGCAGCCTGCAGCGCGTGCTGACCAACGTGAAGACGCGCGGCGTGTTCGGCGAAGTGCAGCTCGAAGCGCTGCTCGAACAGGTGCTCACGCCCGACCAGTACGCCAAGCAGATCGAGACCAAGCCGCGCAGCGGCCAGCGTGTCGACTTTGCGATCCGCTTTCCGGGGCGCGGCGAAGAAGGGGCGCCCGTGTGGCTGCCCATCGACGCCAAGTTTCCGCGCGACGACTACGAGCGCCTGATCGATGCCCACGAGCGCGCCGATGCCGCGGGTGCCGAACTGGCAGCCAAGGCGCTCGAGGCACGCATCCGCACCGAAGCCAAGTCCATCGCCGACAACTACCTCGCGGCGCCGCACACCACCGACTTCGCGATCCTGTTCCTGCCCGTCGAAAGCCTCTACGCCGAGGTGCTGCGCCGGCCCGGCCTGATGGAGGCGATCCAGCGGCAGCACCGCGTGACGCTGGCCGGCCCGACCACCTTGCTCGCCATGCTCAACAGCCTGCACATGGGCTTTCGCACGCTGGCGCTGGAGCAGCAGGCTTCCGAGGTGTGGAAGGTGCTGGGCGCGGTCAAGACCGAGTTCGAGCGCTATGGCGAATGGGTTGCGCGCATCAAGGAGCAGGTGGCCAAGGCCTCCGACACGCTGGACAAGGCCGACACGCGCGCCAAGCAGATGCGTCTGGCGTTGCGCAAGGTCGAAGCATTGCCCGAAGCGCAGGCGCAGGTGCTGCTACCTCCTACCGCCGACAGCGAGGGCGACGATATCCCGTGA
- a CDS encoding MFS transporter encodes MKGSELLRVIGAQVCLHATMAGMRLATPLLALQQGYSAAAVGVLISLFALTQVFLALPAGRFADRHGFKRPLWLSVIAAVVGAGLVAAFPVFPVMCLSALLTGGATGATVIALQRHVGRSAHDPTQLKRVFSWLAIAPAAANFVGPFLAGMLIDHAGRGPADMLAFRICFVVMAALPLVCWMLARGAHEPPRAPPVAGAVQTRAWDLLREPMFRRLLFVNWLQSSSWDVHAFVLPVLGHERGISASVIGSILGAFAVAAAVIRVVLPLIASRASERSVILTSTIVTALMFAIYPLLDSAWTMGMCSVMLGFALGAVQPMVMSMLHQITPHTRHGEALGLRLMTINASSVAMPMLFGSLGALIGIAGVFWVVGGVLALGARATWGLKV; translated from the coding sequence GTGAAAGGTTCCGAACTGCTGCGCGTCATCGGCGCCCAGGTTTGCCTGCATGCCACCATGGCGGGCATGCGACTCGCAACGCCACTGCTGGCGCTGCAACAAGGCTACAGCGCGGCAGCGGTCGGGGTGTTGATCTCGCTGTTCGCGCTGACCCAGGTGTTCCTGGCGTTGCCCGCGGGGCGCTTCGCCGACCGGCACGGATTCAAGCGGCCGCTGTGGCTGTCGGTGATTGCGGCGGTGGTCGGCGCGGGGCTGGTGGCGGCGTTCCCCGTGTTTCCGGTGATGTGCCTTTCGGCCTTGCTGACCGGTGGCGCCACGGGCGCGACCGTCATCGCGCTGCAGCGGCATGTGGGCCGGTCCGCCCATGATCCGACGCAGCTCAAGCGCGTGTTCAGCTGGCTCGCCATCGCGCCTGCCGCGGCCAACTTCGTGGGGCCTTTCCTGGCCGGCATGCTGATCGACCATGCGGGCCGTGGGCCGGCGGACATGCTGGCCTTTCGCATCTGCTTCGTGGTGATGGCGGCGCTGCCGCTCGTCTGCTGGATGCTTGCACGGGGTGCCCATGAGCCGCCGCGCGCTCCGCCCGTCGCGGGGGCCGTGCAGACGCGTGCCTGGGACCTGCTGCGCGAGCCGATGTTCCGGCGCCTGCTGTTCGTGAACTGGCTGCAGTCGTCGAGCTGGGACGTGCACGCCTTCGTGCTGCCCGTGCTGGGGCACGAGCGGGGCATCAGCGCATCGGTGATCGGCTCGATCCTTGGCGCCTTCGCCGTCGCGGCGGCGGTTATTCGCGTGGTGCTGCCCTTGATCGCGTCGCGTGCGTCGGAGCGCAGCGTGATCCTGACCTCGACGATCGTCACCGCGCTGATGTTTGCGATCTATCCGCTGCTCGATTCGGCCTGGACCATGGGCATGTGCTCGGTGATGCTCGGCTTCGCACTCGGCGCGGTGCAGCCGATGGTGATGAGCATGCTTCACCAGATCACGCCGCACACGCGACATGGCGAGGCGCTGGGCCTGCGGCTCATGACCATCAACGCATCGAGCGTCGCGATGCCGATGCTGTTCGGCTCGCTCGGCGCGCTGATCGGCATTGCCGGCGTGTTCTGGGTGGTGGGTGGCGTGCTCGCGCTGGGGGCGCGCGCTACCTGGGGTTTGAAGGTCTGA
- a CDS encoding MFS transporter, with translation MDSHIQAAVDPRRRLALVAAVYLGSFIATLDVSIVNVALPTLQRALSTDLAGLQWVIDIYALCLSAFMLSAGPLGDRYGRKRAWLTGVVVFTIGSAMCAMAGSLFTLLIGRAVQGVAGALMIPGALSLLAHAFPEPAGRARVIGGWSSFTALSLILGPMLGGLLVDHAGWQSIFLINLPIGLLTVGLGLWGIQESSHPEHAALDPVGQVLSVLWLGALTYGLIAAGEYGWGSTPAASALVAAVIGLALFLMVEARVERPLLPLALFRDARFSVTNFASFVLGFSTYASLFFFSLFLQQVQGWSASDTGWRLVPQFVATGIVASQFGRLARRYEVHTLMVAGYGLIGTSMLLLTLFSADTPYVLLAILFVFLGAGAGLAVPATSTAVMASVPAQRSGMASATMNALRQAGMLIGIALLGTLMSTRATSLLADALEQAGLRDAQQAAVAAISRHDLGALASLDAGTAHELVTGALAGGFHVAMACAGLAGLLAAGLLLSVRPRAAVLPVRA, from the coding sequence ATGGACTCCCACATTCAGGCGGCGGTCGACCCGCGCCGTCGCCTCGCGCTCGTGGCGGCGGTGTATCTCGGCAGCTTCATCGCCACGCTCGATGTGAGCATCGTCAACGTCGCGCTGCCGACGTTGCAGCGCGCGCTGTCCACCGACCTGGCCGGGCTGCAGTGGGTGATCGACATCTACGCGCTGTGTCTCTCGGCCTTCATGCTCTCGGCGGGACCGCTCGGTGACCGCTATGGCCGCAAGCGCGCCTGGCTGACGGGCGTGGTCGTGTTCACCATCGGGTCCGCGATGTGCGCGATGGCTGGCAGCCTTTTCACCTTGCTGATCGGGCGTGCCGTACAGGGCGTGGCCGGCGCCTTGATGATTCCGGGCGCGCTGTCGCTGCTGGCGCATGCGTTTCCGGAGCCCGCGGGCCGGGCACGGGTGATCGGCGGCTGGTCGTCGTTCACCGCGCTGTCGCTGATCCTCGGGCCCATGCTGGGCGGGCTGCTGGTGGACCACGCCGGCTGGCAGAGCATCTTCCTCATCAACCTGCCGATCGGCTTGCTGACCGTGGGTCTCGGGCTCTGGGGCATCCAGGAAAGCTCGCACCCCGAACACGCGGCGCTCGATCCGGTGGGGCAAGTGCTCAGCGTGCTGTGGCTCGGCGCCTTGACCTATGGCCTGATTGCTGCAGGTGAATACGGTTGGGGCTCGACACCCGCCGCGAGCGCGCTGGTCGCCGCCGTCATTGGACTCGCGCTGTTCCTGATGGTGGAAGCGCGCGTGGAGCGCCCCTTGCTGCCGCTCGCGTTGTTCCGCGATGCCCGCTTCTCGGTCACCAACTTCGCGTCGTTCGTGCTCGGGTTCTCGACGTACGCGAGCCTGTTCTTCTTCTCGCTGTTCCTGCAGCAGGTGCAGGGCTGGTCGGCCAGCGACACGGGCTGGCGGCTGGTGCCGCAGTTCGTCGCAACCGGCATCGTGGCGTCGCAATTCGGCCGCCTGGCGCGGCGGTATGAAGTGCACACGCTGATGGTGGCGGGCTATGGGCTCATCGGCACCTCGATGCTGCTGCTGACCCTGTTCTCGGCTGACACGCCTTATGTGCTGCTGGCGATCCTGTTCGTGTTTCTCGGCGCCGGCGCGGGCCTTGCGGTGCCGGCCACGAGCACGGCCGTGATGGCGTCCGTGCCCGCGCAGCGCTCGGGCATGGCCTCGGCCACCATGAATGCGCTGCGCCAGGCCGGCATGCTGATCGGCATTGCGCTGCTCGGCACACTGATGAGCACGCGCGCCACTTCCCTGCTCGCCGATGCGCTCGAACAGGCCGGACTGCGCGATGCACAACAGGCGGCAGTGGCGGCCATTTCACGGCATGACCTGGGCGCGCTGGCTTCGCTCGATGCCGGCACGGCACACGAGCTCGTGACCGGCGCGCTTGCCGGCGGCTTCCACGTTGCGATGGCCTGCGCCGGATTGGCGGGCTTGCTGGCAGCTGGGCTGCTCCTGAGCGTCAGGCCACGCGCTGCGGTCTTGCCCGTTCGCGCCTGA
- a CDS encoding TetR/AcrR family transcriptional regulator gives MVPVSPDGEAVPRRRTKAPETRAAALMDAAERLFIAKGIATTSIDDIAAGAQVAKGTFYLYFPSKEAMLGALQQRFVDTFCTRLQDAMDKHRADKYRARLKAWVETGLETYLDNVALHDVVFHEYRPEDRRMRNDNAVITQLVGLLKQGDAAGIWEVEDATLTAVILFNALHGVADDAVAMGPAADPVADRRRRARALTRFFEQALRPDVDDGDD, from the coding sequence ATGGTCCCTGTTTCCCCCGATGGCGAGGCCGTGCCGCGCCGCCGCACCAAGGCCCCCGAGACACGCGCGGCCGCGCTGATGGATGCAGCCGAACGGCTCTTTATCGCGAAGGGCATCGCCACCACCAGCATCGACGACATCGCCGCCGGTGCGCAGGTGGCCAAGGGCACCTTCTATCTGTACTTCCCCTCGAAGGAAGCCATGCTCGGCGCGCTGCAGCAGCGCTTTGTCGACACCTTCTGCACCCGCCTGCAGGACGCGATGGACAAGCACCGCGCCGACAAATACCGCGCGCGGCTGAAGGCCTGGGTCGAGACGGGGCTGGAAACCTACCTCGACAACGTCGCCTTGCACGACGTGGTCTTCCACGAGTACCGGCCCGAAGACCGGCGCATGCGCAACGACAACGCGGTCATCACGCAGCTCGTCGGGCTGCTCAAGCAGGGCGACGCCGCAGGCATCTGGGAAGTGGAAGACGCAACCCTGACGGCCGTGATCCTCTTCAATGCGCTGCATGGCGTGGCCGACGATGCGGTGGCCATGGGGCCGGCTGCGGACCCGGTGGCCGATCGCCGCCGCCGTGCCCGCGCGCTCACGCGATTCTTCGAGCAGGCGCTGCGTCCCGACGTGGACGACGGCGACGACTGA